The proteins below are encoded in one region of Cystobacter ferrugineus:
- a CDS encoding cyclase family protein, which translates to MQGAWLDISIPFTEEPSGQEMVAERVSMPENAAEQAEWLKRAAWMGTYVMAPPSLELDLEDTERLPLSATVGKARVLHLDDVDCIRADSLAEYEPREGERLLLRTRNSSREWWKRPHGEDFVMLSDAAARLLVERRVACVGVDYVSRAGFHSEGLGVHRSLREAGMWLIEGLDLSEVKVGVHELVCLPLKVKAEWGSPARALVRTLRDSSLG; encoded by the coding sequence ATGCAAGGAGCCTGGCTGGACATCTCGATACCGTTCACGGAGGAACCGTCCGGGCAAGAGATGGTCGCGGAGCGGGTGTCGATGCCCGAGAACGCCGCGGAGCAGGCCGAGTGGTTGAAGCGGGCCGCGTGGATGGGGACGTATGTGATGGCGCCTCCGAGTCTGGAATTGGATCTGGAGGACACCGAGCGGCTGCCCTTGAGCGCGACGGTGGGCAAGGCGCGCGTGCTGCATCTGGATGACGTGGACTGCATCCGGGCCGACTCGCTGGCCGAGTACGAGCCTCGCGAGGGAGAGCGGTTGCTCCTGCGCACGCGCAACTCCTCGCGCGAGTGGTGGAAGCGGCCGCATGGCGAGGACTTCGTGATGTTGTCGGACGCGGCGGCGCGGCTGCTCGTGGAGCGGCGCGTGGCGTGCGTGGGCGTGGACTACGTGTCGCGCGCGGGCTTCCACTCCGAGGGCCTCGGCGTGCACCGGAGTCTGCGCGAGGCCGGGATGTGGCTCATCGAGGGGTTGGACCTGAGCGAGGTGAAGGTGGGCGTGCACGAGCTGGTGTGCCTGCCCTTGAAGGTGAAGGCCGAGTGGGGCTCTCCGGCGCGGGCGCTCGTGCGCACGCTCCGGGACTCGTCCCTCGGGTAG
- a CDS encoding glycoside hydrolase family 15 protein, with amino-acid sequence MNGEKTARPPAIEDHGVIGDLRTVALVATDGTLDWLCFPHFDSPTVFAALLDADKGGHFRIQPEHLPNQPEVVHKQFYWPDTNVLVTRFYSENGVGELVDFMPLGTQEPVRMVVRRIRVVRGEMPFRMECLPAFNYARDEHSVRVLDHGVSFLSPTLNLTLATKAKLETDGKRVTSRFTLREGQSMVFALIEGAPSSCARQAMGHESAEGLFRDTVVYWRHWLSQCTYRGRWREVVYRSALALKLMTFEPSGAIVASPTCSLPESPGGGRNWDYRFVWIRDAAFTVYALLRIGFSDEAGGFMRWLEQRIAELGPDEPLPIMFALDGSKVPREEELSHLAGYRDSRPVRIGNEAANHLQLDIYGELMDGVYLYNKHGAPISYDFWNHLRRLTNWLCDNWRRKDESIWEVRSGRQHFVYSKMMCWVALDRAIRLASKRSFPSDLARWIRERDAMFEEIMDQGWCQERGTFVQYYGARALDASVLLMPLVFFLSPVDPRMLSTVELIRKPPKEGGLTSDGLVFRYDTEASQDGLTGREGTFNLCTFWLVEAMTRASVTRPDLLDEARLLFERMLGYASHLGLFAEQTGPAGEALGNFPQALTHLSLISAAYNLDRALGAGD; translated from the coding sequence ATGAACGGGGAGAAGACAGCGCGACCACCCGCCATCGAGGACCATGGCGTGATTGGAGATCTGCGTACCGTGGCGCTGGTGGCGACCGACGGCACATTGGACTGGTTGTGCTTTCCGCACTTCGACAGCCCCACCGTCTTCGCCGCGTTGTTGGACGCGGACAAGGGCGGCCACTTCCGCATCCAGCCGGAGCACCTGCCGAACCAGCCGGAGGTGGTGCACAAGCAGTTCTACTGGCCGGACACCAACGTGCTGGTGACTCGCTTCTACAGCGAGAACGGCGTGGGCGAGCTCGTGGACTTCATGCCCCTGGGCACCCAGGAGCCGGTGCGCATGGTGGTGCGGCGCATCCGCGTGGTGCGCGGGGAGATGCCCTTTCGCATGGAGTGTCTGCCCGCCTTCAACTACGCGCGGGACGAGCACTCGGTGCGGGTGCTCGACCATGGGGTGAGCTTCCTGTCCCCCACGCTCAACCTGACGCTGGCCACGAAGGCGAAGCTGGAGACGGACGGCAAGCGAGTCACCTCGCGCTTCACCCTGCGCGAGGGCCAGTCCATGGTGTTCGCCCTGATCGAGGGCGCGCCCTCGTCCTGCGCCCGGCAGGCCATGGGGCACGAGTCCGCCGAGGGCCTGTTCCGCGACACGGTGGTCTACTGGCGGCACTGGCTGTCGCAGTGCACCTACCGGGGGCGCTGGCGCGAGGTGGTGTACCGCTCGGCGCTCGCGCTCAAGCTGATGACGTTCGAGCCCTCGGGGGCCATCGTGGCCTCGCCCACGTGCAGCCTGCCGGAGTCCCCTGGCGGCGGACGCAACTGGGACTACCGCTTCGTGTGGATCCGCGACGCGGCCTTCACGGTGTACGCGCTGCTGCGCATCGGGTTCTCGGACGAGGCGGGTGGGTTCATGCGCTGGTTGGAGCAGCGCATCGCGGAGCTGGGCCCGGACGAGCCGCTTCCGATCATGTTCGCGCTGGATGGCAGCAAGGTGCCCAGGGAGGAGGAGCTGTCCCATCTGGCGGGCTACCGCGACTCGCGCCCGGTGCGCATCGGCAACGAGGCGGCCAACCACCTCCAGCTCGACATCTACGGCGAGCTGATGGACGGCGTGTACCTGTACAACAAGCACGGCGCGCCCATCAGCTATGACTTCTGGAACCACCTGCGCCGGTTGACGAACTGGCTGTGCGACAACTGGCGGCGCAAGGACGAGAGCATCTGGGAGGTGCGCTCGGGGCGGCAGCACTTCGTGTACTCGAAGATGATGTGCTGGGTGGCGTTGGACCGGGCCATCCGCCTGGCCAGCAAGCGCAGCTTCCCCTCGGACCTGGCCCGGTGGATCCGCGAGCGCGACGCCATGTTCGAGGAGATCATGGACCAGGGCTGGTGCCAGGAGCGGGGCACCTTCGTGCAATACTACGGCGCCAGGGCCCTGGACGCCTCCGTGCTGTTGATGCCGCTGGTCTTCTTCCTGTCGCCCGTGGACCCGCGCATGCTCTCCACCGTGGAGCTCATCCGCAAGCCGCCGAAGGAGGGGGGCCTCACGTCGGACGGGCTCGTGTTCCGCTACGACACGGAGGCCAGCCAGGATGGGCTCACGGGCCGCGAGGGCACGTTCAACCTGTGCACCTTCTGGCTCGTGGAGGCCATGACGCGCGCGAGCGTCACCCGGCCCGACTTGTTGGACGAGGCCCGGCTCCTCTTCGAGCGGATGCTCGGCTATGCCAGCCACCTGGGCCTGTTCGCCGAACAGACGGGACCGGCCGGCGAGGCACTCGGCAACTTCCCCCAGGCCCTCACCCACCTGTCGCTCATCAGCGCCGCGTACAACCTGGACCGGGCGCTCGGCGCGGGCGACTGA
- a CDS encoding TIGR04222 domain-containing membrane protein, which produces MNPLDWNGPQFLALYGPFLLLVLVGALLWKRQLNRPAGTPSPAELDMNPYLAATLESEDVAVKAAVVALVHDGTLKFGEEDEELSVAKALPKRALELERVVHAAVAEGKTSLVELREEARAELSRIEQSLRARGFLRAPEQDSAYRLHPRLLFLAALALGVMKVMVGLSRGRPVSLLVLLLLLGGGVGLVLLSGRTRLTPRGQEALRLLRKRHEPLRTTATSEGSARTMSARDVALATALFGVGGLALIGGHPLLRDYLFPPGPGGGGGGGYGGDSSSGSGGSSSCGSSSSCSSSSSCSSGSSGCGGCGGGGGGD; this is translated from the coding sequence ATGAATCCGCTGGATTGGAATGGGCCGCAGTTCCTCGCCCTGTATGGGCCGTTCCTCCTGCTCGTCCTCGTGGGGGCGCTGCTGTGGAAACGTCAGCTCAACCGGCCGGCCGGCACCCCCTCGCCCGCCGAGCTGGACATGAACCCCTATCTGGCGGCCACCCTGGAGAGTGAGGACGTGGCGGTGAAGGCGGCCGTGGTGGCGCTCGTGCACGACGGCACGCTGAAGTTCGGGGAAGAGGATGAGGAGTTGAGCGTCGCCAAGGCCCTGCCCAAGCGGGCGCTGGAGCTCGAGCGTGTCGTGCATGCCGCGGTGGCCGAGGGCAAGACGTCGCTCGTGGAGTTGCGCGAGGAGGCGCGGGCGGAGCTCTCCCGGATCGAGCAGTCCCTGCGGGCGCGGGGCTTCCTGCGCGCTCCCGAGCAGGACTCCGCCTACAGGCTCCATCCCCGGCTGCTCTTCCTCGCGGCGCTCGCGCTCGGGGTCATGAAGGTGATGGTGGGCCTGTCCCGTGGCAGGCCCGTGAGCCTCCTCGTGCTGCTGCTCCTCCTGGGAGGAGGGGTGGGGCTGGTGCTGCTGAGCGGACGCACCCGGCTCACCCCCCGGGGCCAGGAGGCGCTGAGGCTGCTGCGCAAGCGGCATGAGCCCCTGCGGACCACCGCCACCTCGGAGGGCAGCGCCCGGACGATGAGCGCGCGCGACGTGGCCCTGGCGACGGCGCTCTTCGGGGTGGGCGGGCTCGCCCTGATCGGCGGCCATCCCCTGCTGCGCGACTACCTGTTTCCCCCGGGCCCAGGAGGCGGGGGGGGAGGGGGTTACGGAGGGGACAGCTCGAGCGGTTCTGGCGGTAGCAGCAGTTGCGGCAGCTCGAGCAGTTGCAGCAGCTCGAGCAGTTGCAGCAGTGGGAGCAGCGGCTGTGGCGGCTGTGGGGGTGGGGGAGGCGGGGATTGA
- a CDS encoding DUF692 domain-containing protein, producing MRQLEQLQQLEQLQQWEQRLWRLWGWGRRGLKRLEGVGLGWRRQLAHFIDTWEGLGFVEVLAEQLDERGALPEPLLQLKERGVPVVVHGVSLGLGGAEPPSPARLSRLARLAERLGAVCVSEHLAFVRAGGLESGHLLPVARHEESLEVLTDNIRRAEAALPVPLALENVASLFEWPEPAFCEAGLLTGVLERTGAGVLLDVANLYANALNLGTDARAVLAAVPRERLAYVHVAGGVRHGGLYHDTHAHAVPEGPLALLEELTARVGPVPALLERDDRFPPVDELAGELEAMRVAMARGVARREAA from the coding sequence TTGCGGCAGCTCGAGCAGTTGCAGCAGCTCGAGCAGTTGCAGCAGTGGGAGCAGCGGCTGTGGCGGCTGTGGGGGTGGGGGAGGCGGGGATTGAAGCGGCTCGAGGGCGTGGGACTGGGCTGGCGGCGGCAGCTCGCGCACTTCATCGACACCTGGGAGGGCCTGGGTTTCGTGGAGGTGCTGGCCGAGCAGTTGGATGAGCGGGGCGCCTTGCCCGAGCCGCTCCTCCAGCTCAAGGAGCGTGGGGTGCCGGTGGTGGTGCACGGGGTGTCGCTGGGCCTGGGTGGCGCCGAGCCTCCCTCGCCCGCGCGGCTCTCCCGGCTGGCGCGGCTGGCCGAGCGGCTGGGCGCGGTGTGCGTGAGCGAGCACCTGGCCTTCGTGCGCGCGGGGGGCCTGGAGTCCGGGCACCTGCTGCCGGTGGCGCGCCACGAGGAGTCCCTGGAGGTGCTCACGGACAATATCCGGCGGGCCGAGGCGGCGCTGCCGGTGCCCCTGGCGCTGGAGAACGTGGCGAGCCTCTTCGAGTGGCCCGAGCCCGCCTTCTGCGAGGCCGGGCTGCTCACGGGGGTGCTCGAGCGCACGGGGGCGGGGGTGCTGCTGGACGTGGCCAACCTGTACGCCAACGCGCTCAACCTGGGCACGGATGCGCGCGCGGTGCTGGCGGCGGTGCCACGCGAGCGCCTGGCCTACGTGCACGTGGCGGGCGGGGTGCGGCACGGCGGGCTGTACCATGACACCCATGCGCACGCGGTGCCCGAGGGGCCCCTGGCCCTGCTGGAGGAGCTGACGGCGCGGGTGGGCCCGGTGCCGGCGCTGCTGGAGCGGGATGATCGCTTCCCGCCCGTGGACGAGCTCGCGGGCGAGCTGGAGGCCATGCGGGTGGCGATGGCCCGGGGCGTGGCGCGCCGGGAGGCGGCATGA
- a CDS encoding TetR/AcrR family transcriptional regulator — translation MGRPRQVLDEEILEAARACFIEHGSSVSTETIAARLGVSGPALLKRFGSKRELLKAAFAVGSPPPWLPMVEEGPDDRDISVQLRELALTIDAFFRKMVPAFSVLREAGLTPEEIRGDSEDSPAARAQDSMTAWFKRAQERGLLREGDPSLMAGLFMAGVQYRYFLAHITQQRVPTEEEDPFVERLLNMLWRGMAPPGQASPAG, via the coding sequence ATGGGGCGTCCCCGACAGGTCCTGGACGAGGAGATTCTGGAAGCGGCACGGGCCTGCTTCATCGAGCACGGGTCGTCCGTGAGCACGGAGACGATCGCGGCGCGCCTGGGCGTCTCCGGTCCGGCACTGCTCAAGCGCTTCGGCAGCAAGCGGGAGCTGCTCAAGGCGGCCTTCGCGGTGGGGAGTCCTCCCCCGTGGCTGCCCATGGTGGAGGAGGGGCCGGATGATCGGGACATCTCCGTGCAGCTCCGCGAGCTGGCCCTCACCATCGATGCCTTCTTCCGCAAGATGGTGCCGGCCTTCTCGGTGCTGCGCGAGGCGGGCCTCACACCCGAGGAAATCCGGGGAGACTCGGAGGACTCTCCGGCGGCGCGGGCCCAGGACTCGATGACGGCCTGGTTCAAGCGGGCCCAGGAGCGGGGCCTGCTGCGCGAGGGAGACCCCAGCCTCATGGCCGGCCTCTTCATGGCGGGGGTGCAGTACCGCTACTTCCTCGCCCACATCACGCAGCAGCGCGTCCCCACGGAGGAGGAGGATCCGTTCGTGGAGCGCCTGCTCAACATGCTCTGGCGGGGCATGGCGCCGCCGGGCCAGGCCTCACCCGCCGGGTAG